From Deinococcus terrestris, a single genomic window includes:
- a CDS encoding phospholipase D-like domain-containing protein — MKRLITVALAMSGFAGASAYSDLISALERAQSRVLIFAPSLYDVELGEAVRRARLDTIRSVNVKILSVSYYNYQPKSIMLSLALAGVPVYEAQVASTSGIIIVDNQGWKGEYLGRFANAQVASMTPEEINRTLRWFKSTFQKANVLTQVEAFNRLTKVTP; from the coding sequence ATGAAAAGGTTAATCACAGTAGCTCTGGCGATGTCAGGCTTTGCAGGTGCCTCCGCGTACAGCGATCTCATATCTGCCCTTGAAAGGGCGCAAAGTCGGGTCCTGATTTTCGCCCCCAGTCTCTATGATGTTGAGCTGGGTGAAGCTGTAAGGAGAGCAAGACTTGACACCATACGCAGTGTGAACGTAAAAATTCTTTCTGTCTCCTACTATAACTATCAGCCCAAGAGCATCATGCTTTCCCTGGCGCTGGCAGGAGTACCAGTGTATGAGGCGCAAGTTGCGTCTACAAGTGGAATCATTATTGTGGATAATCAAGGTTGGAAGGGCGAGTATCTTGGGAGATTTGCCAACGCCCAAGTTGCTTCTATGACCCCTGAAGAAATTAACCGAACTCTTCGTTGGTTCAAGTCTACCTTTCAAAAGGCCAACGTTCTGACCCAGGTTGAGGCTTTCAACCGACTGACCAAGGTGACGCCATGA
- a CDS encoding ATP-binding protein — MNDDVRNRIQADYDRLLKILPTDVRKKLQPVVHEAEEMKMRFGLPLKIKHHDRWHKYPELVIDQGHLTDFRSRFDEIRDDNRAGIDGTGHRISRIPSADGKGTDGFNIRIARFFGGLAEVLRPSLHTHPSMLIAGLAGKGKSTLLRDVARIIAEKYDANVTVVDTSNEVAGDGRIPHPGIGEADRYFVPVKARQHEVILEAVANNSALIIVIDEVQKQEEAEAVRGLSAKAQFVATTHGDDPAAIIQNGPLAALFHPTPLFRWLLMVREIGVYDLYDMPQAVQGVQGGRTPTPLESFKVRVQAVETTAPTLPEAGSRDEDELKAPSKAV; from the coding sequence GTGAACGACGACGTGAGGAACCGCATTCAGGCCGACTACGACCGCCTGCTCAAGATTCTGCCGACCGATGTTCGGAAGAAGCTCCAGCCGGTCGTCCACGAGGCGGAAGAGATGAAGATGCGCTTCGGGCTCCCGCTCAAGATCAAGCACCACGACAGATGGCACAAGTACCCGGAGCTGGTGATTGACCAGGGACACCTCACCGACTTCCGCAGCCGATTCGATGAAATCCGCGACGACAACCGGGCGGGGATAGACGGCACCGGCCACCGCATCAGCCGCATCCCCTCGGCCGATGGCAAGGGGACGGACGGGTTCAACATCAGGATCGCGCGCTTTTTCGGCGGGCTCGCGGAGGTGCTGCGCCCCTCCTTGCACACACACCCCTCCATGTTGATCGCCGGACTCGCCGGGAAGGGGAAGAGTACCCTCCTGCGCGACGTGGCCCGCATCATCGCGGAGAAGTACGACGCCAACGTCACCGTCGTGGACACGTCGAACGAGGTGGCTGGGGACGGGCGAATTCCCCACCCCGGCATCGGGGAGGCGGACCGTTACTTCGTGCCGGTCAAGGCCCGTCAGCACGAGGTCATCTTGGAGGCCGTTGCCAACAACAGCGCCCTCATCATCGTGATTGACGAGGTACAAAAGCAGGAGGAGGCCGAGGCCGTCCGTGGCCTGAGTGCCAAGGCGCAGTTCGTGGCGACCACCCACGGCGACGACCCAGCCGCGATCATCCAAAATGGGCCGCTGGCTGCCCTGTTCCATCCCACGCCCCTGTTCCGGTGGCTGCTGATGGTGCGGGAGATCGGGGTGTATGACCTGTACGATATGCCGCAGGCGGTGCAGGGCGTGCAGGGAGGCCGCACGCCGACGCCCCTTGAATCCTTCAAGGTCCGCGTGCAGGCGGTGGAAACCACAGCCCCAACCCTTCCAGAAGCGGGCAGCCGCGACGAGGACGAACTGAAAGCCCCCAGCAAGGCGGTGTGA
- a CDS encoding HNH endonuclease yields the protein MGKVYTRVWVPEHRRSVRLPRQVAAELLGRPLLPGEVVHHIDGDSLNNAPENLLVLPSQRHHASLEQYLRRARRGQPTLFPYLLEAARDWSKGTLFQHVG from the coding sequence ATGGGGAAGGTCTACACGCGCGTCTGGGTTCCTGAGCACCGCCGCTCGGTGCGGCTGCCCCGTCAGGTGGCCGCCGAACTCTTGGGGCGCCCGCTCCTCCCTGGCGAGGTCGTCCACCACATTGACGGCGACTCCCTGAACAACGCTCCTGAAAACCTGCTGGTCCTTCCCAGCCAGCGGCACCACGCCTCGCTGGAGCAGTACCTCCGCCGGGCCAGGCGAGGCCAACCCACGTTGTTCCCGTACCTGCTAGAAGCGGCCCGCGACTGGTCAAAGGGCACCCTCTTCCAGCACGTCGGCTGA
- a CDS encoding sensor histidine kinase, whose amino-acid sequence MPATVRPTLSERLQAVTEALAAASTPAAVFGVVLNPARQALDALAGTVLLVTDAGDRLQVAARQGHAEGGQTVWQDGPLNEALPAGDALARREALFFEHASDLKRTYPELEARTGGVAAVASAVLPMFLDGQPLGVLVLDFREPHDFPEEEQRFLRILASQSAIALGRARLTTDLEGQVAERTQELEEEKAALEAFARFTEEAADTTDVLALARRAVRVLRESLGATSAAYFELSGDHWQAQVLSDDFPPAVVALFRRGIPATTRSFLRPVEERRAVFINGWDAEAEGLPGSHDYGAVARYPFFRGGQPCGMLGMGTMHARQWTQREMAVFRAVGRSLGLALERAEQLRQLEEERRRLEAANEELVAFTYSVSHDLRTPVRHATSFAGLLRQSLGEGVNAKSARYLTVIEEAAERMNTLIDGVLQVSRASRLTLNRGPVDLESLMAVIRRELEVRAAGRQVVWEVGPLPVVTGDEATLRLVLTSLLDNALKFTRTREVARIEVWAEERPEEWAVFVRDNGVGFDPKYADRLFGIFQRLHRTDEFEGAGVGLANVRRIIARHGGRVTASGQPGEGATFGFTLPRQRSMAGNGQEAQSGGWRPTAPP is encoded by the coding sequence ATGCCTGCGACTGTGCGCCCCACGCTCAGTGAACGCTTGCAGGCCGTGACCGAGGCCTTGGCGGCCGCCTCCACCCCCGCCGCCGTATTCGGGGTGGTGTTGAATCCCGCCCGGCAAGCCCTGGACGCCCTCGCAGGTACGGTCCTGCTCGTCACAGATGCCGGGGACCGCCTGCAAGTCGCTGCCAGGCAGGGCCACGCGGAGGGCGGGCAGACCGTCTGGCAGGACGGCCCCCTGAACGAGGCCCTGCCTGCCGGGGACGCCCTAGCACGGCGCGAGGCCCTTTTCTTCGAGCACGCGAGCGACCTGAAGCGTACCTATCCCGAGCTGGAAGCCCGGACGGGTGGGGTCGCCGCCGTGGCGAGCGCCGTGCTGCCGATGTTCCTCGACGGGCAGCCTCTGGGCGTCCTGGTGCTGGACTTCCGTGAACCGCACGACTTTCCCGAAGAGGAGCAGCGCTTCCTGCGAATCCTGGCGTCCCAGTCCGCCATCGCCCTGGGACGCGCCCGGCTCACCACGGACCTGGAGGGCCAGGTGGCAGAACGCACCCAGGAACTGGAGGAGGAAAAGGCCGCGCTGGAAGCCTTCGCCCGGTTTACCGAAGAGGCGGCGGACACGACCGATGTGCTGGCCCTCGCACGCCGGGCCGTGAGGGTGCTGCGGGAGTCGCTGGGGGCCACCAGCGCGGCCTATTTCGAGTTGAGTGGGGACCATTGGCAGGCGCAGGTGCTGTCCGACGATTTTCCTCCCGCCGTGGTGGCCCTCTTTCGGAGGGGGATTCCGGCCACCACGCGCAGCTTCCTGAGGCCCGTCGAGGAGAGGCGGGCGGTGTTCATCAACGGCTGGGACGCAGAGGCCGAAGGATTGCCGGGGTCGCACGACTACGGGGCGGTGGCGCGGTATCCCTTCTTCCGGGGGGGGCAACCGTGCGGGATGCTGGGCATGGGCACCATGCACGCGCGGCAGTGGACCCAACGCGAGATGGCCGTCTTTCGGGCCGTGGGCCGCAGTCTGGGTCTGGCGCTGGAACGTGCCGAACAGCTCCGGCAACTGGAGGAGGAACGGCGTAGGCTGGAAGCTGCCAACGAGGAACTGGTGGCGTTTACGTACAGCGTCTCGCATGACCTCCGCACCCCGGTTCGGCACGCCACCAGCTTCGCGGGACTGCTGCGGCAGTCCCTGGGCGAGGGTGTCAACGCGAAGTCCGCCCGCTACCTGACGGTGATCGAGGAGGCCGCCGAGCGGATGAACACCCTCATTGACGGCGTGTTGCAGGTTTCCCGCGCCTCGCGCCTGACGCTGAACCGGGGACCCGTGGACCTGGAGAGCTTGATGGCCGTGATCCGCCGCGAGCTGGAAGTCAGGGCAGCGGGGCGTCAGGTGGTGTGGGAGGTGGGCCCCCTCCCGGTGGTGACCGGGGACGAGGCCACCTTGCGCCTGGTGCTGACCAGCCTGCTGGACAACGCCCTGAAGTTCACCCGGACGCGGGAGGTCGCGCGAATTGAGGTCTGGGCAGAGGAACGTCCAGAGGAGTGGGCGGTATTCGTGCGGGACAACGGGGTGGGGTTTGATCCGAAGTACGCCGACCGGCTGTTCGGCATCTTCCAGCGGCTGCACCGCACCGACGAGTTCGAGGGAGCGGGCGTGGGGCTGGCGAACGTGCGGCGCATCATCGCCAGGCATGGGGGCCGGGTCACGGCCAGCGGGCAGCCCGGGGAAGGGGCCACCTTCGGCTTTACACTGCCCCGGCAGAGAAGCATGGCGGGCAACGGTCAGGAGGCACAGTCAGGAGGCTGGCGCCCTACTGCGCCACCCTGA
- a CDS encoding GGDEF domain-containing protein has protein sequence MRRTAFRLHEVDPQQLVLWVPLLAALVGVGLLTGLRLTTPMYLTVLLGFVVFGLLALFGPARLRPVMLACAPQTYALLLLLTWVSALYLLPLHPASPMALLACVLHVTTLYVFFFAQRSPRSAARHAGATLAAFAVMALPHTWQSFGQNGAFDGLTLPVTLLFAHTALILVLWSFSQARDQLVQERVESRAMRELAHRDPLTELHNRRALEQDLLRTVQEECQECLLAVVDVDGLKQVNDHLGHAAGDDLLCRFARGFVRGVGPQGKVYRISGDEFALLLQGGTLETPQRVVEQVTRELREVYAAAGASVGTARWRPGETASAWLSRADRAMYRHKRRTHPGEHPPP, from the coding sequence ATGCGGCGGACGGCCTTCCGACTGCACGAGGTGGACCCGCAGCAACTGGTCTTGTGGGTGCCCCTGTTGGCCGCCCTGGTCGGTGTGGGCCTCCTCACCGGCTTGCGTCTCACCACACCGATGTACCTAACCGTGTTGCTGGGGTTTGTGGTCTTTGGCCTGCTGGCCCTGTTCGGCCCGGCCCGGCTGCGGCCCGTCATGCTGGCCTGCGCACCCCAGACCTACGCGCTGCTCCTCCTCCTGACCTGGGTCAGTGCCCTTTACCTGCTGCCGCTCCACCCCGCCAGCCCGATGGCGCTGCTGGCCTGCGTCCTGCATGTGACCACGCTCTACGTGTTCTTCTTCGCGCAGCGGTCCCCGCGCTCTGCGGCCCGGCATGCGGGCGCGACCCTGGCAGCATTCGCGGTGATGGCCCTGCCCCATACCTGGCAGTCATTCGGCCAGAATGGGGCCTTCGACGGCCTGACCTTGCCTGTCACGCTGCTCTTCGCGCACACGGCACTCATTCTGGTGTTGTGGTCCTTCAGCCAGGCCCGCGACCAGCTTGTTCAGGAACGGGTGGAGTCGAGGGCCATGCGGGAACTGGCTCACCGCGATCCCTTGACCGAGTTGCACAACCGCCGTGCGCTGGAACAGGATCTCCTGCGGACCGTGCAGGAAGAGTGCCAGGAGTGCTTGCTGGCGGTCGTGGACGTGGACGGCCTGAAACAGGTCAATGACCATCTGGGTCACGCCGCCGGGGATGACCTGCTCTGCCGCTTTGCCCGCGGCTTTGTGCGCGGTGTGGGGCCGCAGGGAAAGGTCTACCGCATCAGTGGGGACGAGTTCGCGTTGCTGCTTCAGGGAGGAACGCTGGAGACGCCCCAGCGTGTGGTGGAACAGGTGACCCGCGAACTCCGCGAGGTGTATGCGGCAGCGGGCGCGAGTGTGGGAACCGCACGCTGGCGCCCGGGGGAGACGGCGAGTGCCTGGCTCTCCAGAGCTGACCGGGCGATGTACCGCCACAAACGGCGAACCCACCCGGGGGAACACCCTCCCCCATAG
- a CDS encoding IS1 family transposase, protein MVFGKLHRIGGTQHVERFNATLRARLAHLVRRSLSFSRRQSHLETVLWLFIHHYNASLP, encoded by the coding sequence GTGGTTTTTGGGAAGCTGCACCGCATCGGTGGAACTCAACATGTTGAGCGCTTCAACGCGACCTTGCGCGCTCGCCTCGCCCATCTGGTGCGCCGTTCCTTATCGTTCAGTCGTCGCCAGTCGCATCTTGAAACCGTTCTCTGGCTCTTCATCCATCACTACAACGCGTCATTACCTTGA
- a CDS encoding IS5 family transposase, whose protein sequence is MKRKTYPSDLTRKQFERLELFLPAGRPLGRPRSVDLYEVVCAILYVLQNGCTWRGLPHDFPKWQTVYGYFRRFEHDGTWAAINRVLVRKTRCASGRSAEPSAAILDAQSVRCSPQAGPRGRDAAKRLIGRKRHVLVDALGLLLFVLVTSANVQDHNGGRFVLNAARHRFPRIELVWVDRGYQAGLVRWVKALCGWRIEVVRPVPGARGFQVLPRRWVVERSLAWLTRSRRLSRDFEGRPQTTETWCYLANIRLMLRRLDPC, encoded by the coding sequence GTGAAGCGCAAAACATACCCGAGTGACCTGACCCGGAAGCAGTTTGAGCGGCTCGAACTCTTCCTGCCTGCGGGCCGACCCCTGGGTCGGCCCCGTTCGGTGGACCTCTACGAGGTCGTGTGCGCCATCCTGTACGTCCTTCAGAATGGCTGTACCTGGCGAGGGTTGCCTCATGACTTTCCAAAGTGGCAGACGGTCTACGGGTACTTTCGCCGTTTCGAGCACGACGGAACCTGGGCCGCCATCAATCGGGTGCTGGTTCGCAAGACGCGCTGCGCCAGTGGGCGCAGCGCCGAACCCAGTGCCGCCATCCTGGACGCACAATCGGTCCGGTGTAGTCCACAAGCCGGACCAAGAGGGAGAGATGCCGCCAAGCGACTGATCGGACGCAAACGGCATGTGTTGGTTGATGCCTTGGGCCTGCTGCTGTTTGTGCTGGTCACCAGTGCGAACGTCCAGGACCACAACGGCGGACGGTTTGTGCTCAACGCTGCACGGCACCGATTCCCTCGGATCGAACTGGTGTGGGTGGACCGGGGCTATCAGGCAGGTCTGGTGAGGTGGGTCAAAGCCCTCTGTGGTTGGAGAATCGAAGTCGTGCGCCCGGTTCCGGGCGCACGCGGCTTTCAAGTCTTACCCAGACGATGGGTGGTGGAGCGTTCTCTAGCCTGGTTGACCCGTTCCCGTCGGTTGAGCAGAGACTTCGAGGGACGACCTCAGACCACAGAGACTTGGTGCTATCTCGCCAATATTCGCCTCATGCTTCGCCGTCTTGATCCCTGCTGA
- a CDS encoding IS1/IS1595 family N-terminal zinc-binding domain-containing protein, translating into MNDPVCPQCGAVHIVKNGHAHTGKQRSLCRECGFQFTLHPVWHRVSEETIALVDRLLTERIPHRGICRVTGVSRSWFRLHLKGLSRSVPHDFDHPESSAKKA; encoded by the coding sequence ATGAACGATCCGGTCTGTCCGCAGTGCGGGGCCGTGCACATCGTCAAAAACGGCCATGCCCATACGGGCAAGCAACGCTCCCTGTGCCGCGAGTGTGGCTTTCAGTTCACGCTGCACCCGGTCTGGCATCGGGTGTCCGAGGAAACCATCGCCTTGGTGGACCGCTTGCTGACTGAACGGATCCCACACAGAGGGATTTGTCGAGTCACTGGGGTCAGTCGTTCCTGGTTCCGGCTCCACCTCAAAGGGTTGAGCCGAAGCGTTCCACACGACTTTGACCACCCTGAGTCTTCTGCAAAAAAAGCTTGA
- a CDS encoding alpha/beta hydrolase — protein sequence MRRTRFAPRPRRSRWPLVLLALSLTGVAVLRVGWHFADALVWAPSVRRRTPPTHVFGVQGDQQTPDLEVQPTAHPTRLTLTRNSATIRAGVLGLEWDDPAGVRYFAQLGPVVEQTRRTVTRAVQWQEAALPVGQQVRPSTVGLGTPASRRLKYQDVLVPAEHGAMPAWLVPGDEGGEAAGTDWVIVTHGYKGLRQDALRILPTFARLGISSLTITYRNAHGAPRTRQGVYRLSAEEWEDLEAAVHYARTHGARRLLLMGFSMGGGITLAFLRYSTLAPLISGVILDSPPLEWRTLIRHYARRYRLLPFAGMVEWLTAFKSGQDFDAIDHHSVMEQFTTPMLLFHGSADRTVPVAHVERLAHARPDIVEYHRVEGAEHVRPWNIDPEAYEAMLTRFVRRVLPEAPTDHTLAWSSKTEGT from the coding sequence ATGCGGCGAACCCGCTTTGCCCCGCGGCCTCGCCGCTCACGCTGGCCCCTGGTCCTCCTGGCGCTGAGTCTGACTGGGGTCGCGGTGCTCAGGGTGGGTTGGCACTTCGCCGACGCGCTGGTGTGGGCACCGTCGGTGCGTCGGCGTACTCCGCCCACTCATGTCTTCGGCGTCCAGGGCGATCAACAGACCCCCGACTTGGAGGTGCAGCCCACCGCTCATCCCACCCGGCTGACCCTGACCCGCAACTCGGCCACCATCCGCGCTGGGGTTCTGGGACTGGAGTGGGATGACCCCGCGGGCGTGCGGTATTTCGCCCAGCTCGGCCCCGTGGTGGAGCAGACCCGCCGGACGGTCACCCGCGCCGTGCAGTGGCAGGAGGCGGCGCTCCCGGTGGGTCAGCAGGTGCGGCCCAGCACCGTCGGCCTGGGCACCCCGGCCTCACGGAGATTGAAGTACCAGGACGTGCTGGTGCCCGCCGAGCATGGTGCGATGCCCGCGTGGCTGGTACCTGGGGACGAGGGCGGCGAGGCGGCAGGCACCGACTGGGTGATCGTGACGCACGGGTATAAGGGCCTGCGGCAAGACGCCCTGCGCATCCTCCCCACCTTCGCCCGGCTGGGGATCAGCAGCCTGACCATCACGTACCGCAACGCCCACGGCGCACCCCGTACCCGTCAGGGCGTGTACCGTCTGAGCGCCGAGGAATGGGAGGACCTGGAGGCGGCGGTGCACTACGCCCGCACCCACGGGGCTCGGCGCCTGCTCTTGATGGGTTTTAGCATGGGTGGTGGCATCACGTTGGCCTTCCTGCGGTACAGCACACTGGCCCCGCTGATCAGCGGCGTGATCCTGGATTCTCCGCCGCTGGAGTGGAGGACCTTGATCCGTCACTATGCCCGTCGGTACAGGCTGTTGCCCTTCGCCGGGATGGTGGAGTGGTTGACGGCGTTCAAGAGCGGGCAAGACTTCGACGCCATCGATCACCACAGCGTGATGGAGCAGTTCACCACCCCGATGCTGCTGTTTCACGGCAGCGCGGACCGGACGGTGCCGGTGGCGCATGTGGAGCGCTTGGCTCACGCCCGGCCGGACATCGTGGAGTACCACCGGGTCGAGGGCGCCGAACACGTGCGGCCCTGGAACATCGACCCGGAAGCTTACGAGGCAATGCTGACCCGTTTCGTCCGCCGCGTCTTGCCCGAGGCACCCACCGACCACACCCTGGCGTGGTCAAGCAAGACGGAGGGAACCTGA
- a CDS encoding cold-shock protein, giving the protein MAVGRVKWFNAEKGFGFIATEGSDDVFAHFSAIQSNGFKKLNEGDEVEFDIESGQRGKGPQAKNIVVTKAAPVSEYGSRPVRRDDRW; this is encoded by the coding sequence ATGGCTGTAGGTCGAGTGAAGTGGTTTAACGCGGAAAAGGGCTTCGGATTCATCGCGACGGAAGGAAGCGACGACGTGTTCGCGCACTTCAGCGCGATCCAGAGCAATGGGTTCAAGAAGCTCAACGAGGGCGATGAGGTCGAGTTCGACATCGAGTCGGGCCAGCGTGGCAAGGGCCCGCAGGCCAAGAACATCGTGGTCACGAAGGCCGCCCCGGTAAGTGAGTACGGCAGCCGTCCGGTGCGCCGCGACGACCGCTGGTAA
- a CDS encoding SARP family transcriptional regulator, with protein MVTYLEGRTASARDALLLGVALIRVGRLDDAEVALTRAAMQGDPEGQVELGNVLRLLGRFGEAITHFEGIAPHLSGELQLRAWRWWGVAEFKAGQTEGGLRRVERAWHGYLALGDSERSARVTISLAQMYRELGNDKRAKTLLSEAVHALPLGPFPGPRVGALRQLLEIHLTRGEFTEAHEVLAEAKRTLHGTYAPRLTALLLTSEAELARLTGEGHIYQVALESLGPLAEQLGDHDLRLWTISRLAEHHSLHGQHGQAVDVLLSYGLMPEEWPAELLATGGVLERRRGDLLAAQASLSQAAALFRASGRVPELCRVQLHFAATCLRLGDDPVREKVIPALTEAITQLLRLRQLTEFKPDFEELSELLHYALLEPDTAPLMEPLLDKLAHLHLPGMAHLPEDGDLQISVKTLGRMAIFKDLLEVPFSRTGCVTLLVYLALHPGRTRAQMQFDLWPDKEPATGSAYVRQCLKELRDRLGHELIRSQGPHHAPQYFLGQLAHVDLDLTHLLEAVQGKELARALALYRGDFLPGADPCEWVETQRESLLLTLTLELGVQMEQAQRDGDHRRVVLLANQSLRIDPHDLPVLEQRVAAARLVASPQEVARYTAELNRFNYN; from the coding sequence GTGGTCACATACCTGGAGGGCCGTACCGCCTCAGCACGGGATGCCCTGTTGCTGGGCGTCGCTCTGATCCGGGTGGGGCGGCTGGACGATGCCGAGGTGGCCCTGACCCGCGCCGCCATGCAGGGGGACCCCGAAGGACAGGTGGAGCTGGGCAACGTTCTGCGCCTGCTCGGGCGTTTTGGCGAGGCCATCACCCACTTTGAGGGTATCGCCCCTCATCTCTCAGGGGAATTACAACTGCGGGCCTGGCGCTGGTGGGGGGTCGCGGAGTTCAAGGCCGGGCAGACCGAGGGCGGCCTCCGACGGGTCGAGCGGGCCTGGCACGGCTACCTGGCCCTGGGAGACAGCGAGCGCAGTGCCCGCGTGACGATCTCCCTGGCGCAGATGTACCGTGAGCTGGGCAATGACAAACGCGCCAAGACCCTGCTGAGTGAAGCTGTCCACGCGCTCCCCCTGGGTCCCTTCCCCGGCCCGCGTGTGGGTGCCCTGCGGCAACTGCTGGAGATCCACCTGACGCGGGGGGAATTCACTGAGGCCCACGAAGTGCTGGCAGAGGCGAAACGCACCCTGCATGGCACCTACGCCCCCCGGCTGACGGCCCTGCTGCTGACCAGCGAGGCGGAGCTGGCCCGGCTGACCGGCGAAGGGCACATCTATCAGGTGGCCCTGGAGAGCCTGGGTCCACTGGCCGAGCAGCTCGGGGACCATGACCTGCGCCTGTGGACGATCTCCCGCCTCGCCGAGCACCACAGCCTGCACGGGCAGCACGGCCAGGCGGTGGACGTGCTCCTGAGCTACGGCCTGATGCCGGAGGAATGGCCCGCCGAGCTGCTGGCGACGGGTGGCGTGCTCGAACGGCGGCGGGGCGACCTGCTGGCGGCCCAAGCCAGTCTGAGTCAGGCCGCCGCGCTGTTCCGGGCCTCGGGGCGGGTGCCAGAACTCTGCCGCGTACAACTGCACTTCGCCGCCACCTGTCTGCGGTTGGGGGACGATCCGGTCCGGGAGAAGGTCATCCCGGCGCTCACCGAGGCGATCACCCAATTGCTGCGCCTGCGGCAACTGACCGAGTTCAAACCGGACTTCGAGGAACTGAGCGAGCTGCTGCACTACGCGCTGCTGGAGCCGGACACCGCACCCCTGATGGAGCCGCTGCTCGACAAGTTGGCGCACCTGCATCTCCCCGGCATGGCCCACCTGCCCGAGGACGGCGACCTTCAGATTTCGGTCAAAACCCTGGGCCGCATGGCGATCTTCAAGGACCTGCTGGAGGTGCCGTTCTCCCGGACGGGCTGCGTGACCCTGCTGGTCTACCTCGCCCTCCACCCCGGCCGCACACGGGCACAGATGCAATTCGACCTGTGGCCGGACAAGGAACCGGCGACCGGCAGCGCCTATGTCCGCCAGTGCCTCAAGGAACTGCGCGACCGGCTGGGGCATGAACTGATTCGTTCCCAGGGGCCGCATCACGCGCCGCAATATTTCCTGGGCCAGTTGGCTCATGTGGACCTCGACCTCACGCACCTGCTCGAAGCGGTCCAGGGCAAGGAGCTGGCGCGGGCGCTCGCCCTGTACCGGGGAGACTTTCTCCCGGGTGCGGACCCCTGTGAATGGGTGGAGACTCAGCGAGAATCGCTGCTGCTCACCCTGACCCTGGAACTGGGTGTCCAGATGGAGCAGGCGCAGCGGGACGGTGACCACCGGCGGGTGGTGCTGCTGGCGAATCAGTCGCTCCGCATAGACCCGCATGATCTGCCAGTGCTGGAGCAGCGGGTGGCGGCGGCCCGCCTGGTGGCCTCGCCACAGGAAGTGGCGCGGTACACGGCCGAACTCAACCGCTTCAACTACAACTGA
- a CDS encoding helix-turn-helix transcriptional regulator yields MARAKEVKTLAEWREERGLTVQELADAVGLTRGSMGNYIKGRVEPGIRLAYRIADALGVEVTQIKDWQVERPVDPPPKSLAVIQPGA; encoded by the coding sequence ATGGCACGAGCGAAAGAAGTGAAGACCCTGGCCGAGTGGCGCGAGGAGCGCGGCCTGACGGTGCAGGAACTCGCGGACGCGGTGGGCCTGACCCGGGGTTCAATGGGCAATTACATCAAGGGCCGGGTCGAGCCGGGCATCCGCCTCGCCTACCGGATCGCGGACGCCCTGGGGGTAGAAGTGACCCAGATCAAGGATTGGCAGGTCGAACGGCCGGTGGACCCTCCCCCGAAGAGTCTTGCGGTGATTCAGCCGGGCGCATAA
- a CDS encoding tyrosine-type recombinase/integrase, whose protein sequence is MGTESTLFDALPAFEGYLRHEEALSPTTVRQYRADAEKLVRWLLTERECLTSWEQVGARELRVYMQQCQPAPARARRLLSSWKKLWAYLAEIEKREMQRGPDELKSPKLPSKLPQPLSTDELSRLLHQARENVNEQKGLRDWALLAFLYGTGLRVSEVLNLKLNNVVFQSGDPLPTAIRVVAKGNVERLIPLSATAQRALYQWLKVRRIEVKGNGALVFVHLKTGKAIPVRTVQAMMHRVGERANIPAQRATPHKLRHTFATNLVNLGRPLEEVQEALGHKDSNVTRRYTKLSQSRLRAVADALPDIP, encoded by the coding sequence ATGGGAACTGAATCGACTCTGTTCGATGCCTTGCCTGCCTTCGAGGGCTACTTACGCCACGAGGAGGCGCTGAGTCCGACTACTGTGCGGCAATACCGGGCAGATGCCGAGAAGCTGGTGAGGTGGTTGCTGACCGAGCGCGAGTGCCTGACGAGCTGGGAGCAGGTGGGGGCGCGAGAGTTGCGCGTCTATATGCAGCAGTGTCAGCCTGCCCCGGCTAGGGCTAGGCGGCTGCTCTCCAGTTGGAAAAAGCTCTGGGCCTACTTGGCTGAGATTGAGAAGCGAGAGATGCAGCGTGGCCCAGATGAGCTGAAAAGCCCTAAGTTGCCGTCGAAGCTGCCGCAGCCCCTGAGCACGGATGAACTCTCTCGACTGCTACATCAGGCCCGCGAGAACGTTAATGAGCAGAAGGGCTTGCGCGACTGGGCACTGCTGGCATTCTTGTACGGCACCGGCCTGCGAGTCAGTGAGGTCCTGAATCTGAAACTCAACAACGTGGTATTCCAAAGTGGTGATCCCTTGCCCACAGCGATCCGCGTGGTGGCGAAGGGGAACGTCGAGCGGCTGATCCCGCTAAGCGCTACAGCGCAACGGGCCTTGTACCAATGGCTGAAGGTGCGGCGCATCGAGGTAAAGGGGAACGGCGCCCTAGTATTTGTGCATCTGAAGACGGGAAAAGCCATTCCCGTCCGCACTGTGCAGGCCATGATGCACCGGGTAGGCGAGCGGGCGAACATTCCGGCTCAGCGGGCCACGCCGCACAAACTGCGGCATACCTTCGCCACCAACCTTGTGAACTTAGGGCGGCCTCTGGAGGAAGTACAGGAAGCTCTAGGCCATAAGGACAGCAACGTGACGAGGCGCTATACGAAGCTCAGCCAATCTCGACTTCGGGCCGTAGCAGATGCTTTACCAGATATACCCTAG